TCGATTAAAATTATTACGATTGTTGATTACTTAGTTGTCTTCCACAGGAAAAactttttgcattttcggtCCTATTCAGGTATTGCACTTTTTGTTTCTAAAAGCTTACATCTTGCTTGAAGTAACCTCAAGTTTTACTAATGAGGTGAGGAATTCCCCACCCTCCCCGCGAATGCTAGCAACTCCACCCATAATCCATCTAGGCCGTCAAAGTGAAATTTCCGTTCGGTTCAATTTTTCACGAGTTAGGCCAGAtcaaaaccgaaaccaaacatATTCCAACTATTTTTACAACGTCAAAATTGGGCCGGACCAATTCCTTaaaaaaaccgaaccaaaaccaattttttgtttgtttctattTCATCCCTAACGCGTGCACTTGCTCTTACAAGTTGTACTAACTTCATGTTTGGTACTATTAAGAAAATCCATTACTTGCACTCAGAATTGGACCTATCACTTGGAAACCGGTGAGAATGCAGAAAAATGCTTACTGATATATCACAATCTCTATTTACTACCCTTTGAATATTTAGAGATCAGCTATGCTACAAAAGGTTTGCATATCTTGTCTCAATGCACTTTCATTGAAATGATAACGTTGGAAAATATAGAAATACATGAGTCTCTGACTCTCTATGTACACCAGTTTTAAGTACGCGAGTCTCAGTAAATAAGAGCTAAAATACTGAGTGCCACTAAAAGGGACAGGAGATTCAATCAGTACATTATTTGAATTCGATCAGCATTTTATTAAGATATGGAATGGCGTCGATCTCTTCCTTGTGTTATCCGATCTTTACTAGGAGTACTGGCTCCATCCCCACCAAGCAGAAAAGGATACAATCGCCCAAGTTTTCTAGACACCGAGCTTATGAATGATTTACGAGCCAAACGAGGCTTATCAGCAGATGCCATGCTGCTCTCCGAGGGACTACCCAAAGCAGATTCATCACCTGGTTTCTCAACTCCTTGCaatctcattttcattttcaccaGCTCAATTTTGAGTTCCTGATTCTCCCTTTTCAGACTGGAGAGCTCACTAGAGACAGGGTGGAAATCAGTGGCGTCGTGCAAGTTGAATTTGTGGGGTAAGTCAGGGCATTCGTCGGTGCCTGTGAAACTGCCGTTAATGATATGGCGGAGCCATTGTTGCTCGTTGTAAAGCACCTGGACCGTGGTTTGGACAGGGAGGCGGTCATTTTGGGCGGCATGGGCGCTGGCCTCGGGTGACAGCTTCCGGCAGTCCATAAGGCTGCATACTTTCTTCCTTTCTGTTTCACTCAATGCAGGATGAGCCTGCGATTATAAAAGAGAAAAGGTGAATTCAGTAGATAATTTTTGTGAAACACACCTACCAAAAATCACGAAAAAAAACTAGCAATACTTCTATGAATAtgagtgtgaaaatcatatGGCGTAATTGAAGAGGCAACCTTCAAGTAAACATCAACGGCTCTATACATCCCATCGTCTCTCACCCTTGCTTGTTCCGGTACAAGTTCAGCAACACTCCTAAACTTGGATACGGTTAAGTTCCGGTCAGACGCAATTTCAGCAAGATAGCTTTCCACCAGCTTCCTCACCCTCTCCATGTCACTCgtcggaggagagagaagatcgCCACCCATGTGGCCGTATCCCAACCAGCTCCCCTCTAGTTCAAATTCAATATAATACGTCACAATCCTCTTTGCAGTATCCACATCCAACAGTGTGTCCCCAGTTAAAGAGAATGAAGGGATCAATAGATCATCGAGAACGGCTTGTCCTAGTTGCAACCCGATTCTCTTCTCTAAATCAAGACGGGAAGCAACCGTTGTTTGGAGATGGATTGCGGACTTAAGCAGCATTGAGAGGAAGCTAACTGAGATGGAGTTTTTTTCCCTTGGCAGGAGACTGACTATTGTTTCTATTACTACCCTCTTCTCGTGTTCTTGTCTAGGGTCGATTTTCTTCCTCCGGTTTCCAAAAGTTTCCTGCCATCAACAAGTTTATCAATCTAAACATGTAAACGAtcttgcttatcaaaaaaaaaaaaaacatggaagCGATCTTCCACCAGGACATAGACTCAAAGAACTTGTACAAGAACATCTACGAATGTTTCGCGAATGAAAGGAACACGCAGCAAATGCTACATTTTTTTAGACAAAAGTTCATGGCCAAACTCCAACAGAAAGAATCAAAAGTTGTCATTTAACATCTAGACGCATTTAGAAATTTTGCAGAATGGAAAAATATTGTGCAGGTAGCACTCCATTCAATTTCGCAAATCTAATTCCGCGAAAATGAATAAAATGCTGTCACACTGCATATAGATTCTTTTCAATGAAAAACCAGTCATTTGCATCGGGAACGAGATCTCACCAATCCCTGGAGAGATTTTTGTGCGTAGAGCATAAGAATTGGAACCAATGCAAATTGCTTGAACCCTCTTGACACCATTGCAATCAGAACCCTCTGAAACATATCAATTCTGAGAACAGTTAGGTCCTCAACCCACCAATCAACTATGTTTTCCAAGTTATCCATTGAACAACACTTGACACCTTCAATGCCACTTTCGCCCTTGTTTGGTTCGCAAATACGGCTATCGTTACATGCCAGATATGCTATCGTATCAATGCATCGACTCACCAATTTTACTTCCTCTGCTATTGGAATGAGATTTTGTGTACTGTGCAAAATGCAAACTGCCCCTGCAATGCTTTTGAGTGCCACATCGTTTAAATAGGCCTCGGTTCTTCCCACAAGGTTTCTAACTGCATATTCCTCTGTCATCTCAAGGTATTCGGCTGCACATCGGAGCATAGCAATGTTTTCTATGGTAATTTCGAAATTTACTCCATAGCAGAATTTCGCTGCCAGTTCGAATGCTTCAGCTCCGCCGGGAACATCAGGGAGTTGAATCGTACAGAGATTATCATTGGTTGATTGTGACACCAATTTTCTTATGTATCCGCACTTTGAGACTAATGGAAACTGCATATGAAGAAGTAAAACAAGTCGTTACATGGGTACTGTTATTGTTGCTGTGATACTCGATCGGTGAGACAAAGGAGACAagaaatcaagcaatggcaCGTAGAAAAAGGGAGATTTATGTGATTATTACGTAAAACCTATGTTCGCGGGCGAAGATCAGCCGAGCAGTCTCACTACGAGAGACGAATATGACACAAGTCTGATACGCGAAACCCTTCTTAAAAGTTTCCTCATACCTTGTGTAGTGAAAAGGCAGTTCCACCAGCGTGAATGATGACATCAATGGGAATTTCCTGGGTGAAAATCCTGCTGAAATTCAaagaaactcttaaaaaaattctctaaTCAAAGTAACAAGATTTCAGAACCTTTATGAAGAGAGCTAGCcacgagagagagaatgaagaaAACAGAAGGGTAGGAAACAAGAACCATTCACTAGTCCTCTTCATGGCAGTGGAAAGGAGCTCCTTCTTCTTGGCGCAGACAGTATTGGTGGCGGGCTGCTGTCCAATTTTCTCATGATCAAGATCCGCCATTGCAGTAGCTGGAGAATGTTTTGCTTAGTTCAAGTCCCCATCATGTAAAGTACATGGAGGGAGAAGTGGGAAGATACATTCTCATGCGCTTCCCCTTGTGGTTTTTTGTGAAGCAACTACTCCCACTGAACATGTCATTTCTAACTCTTTTGTTGCCTCGCTAaccattttctcttttgaattaGAACTGAATTGAATCAGTGGTAATGAGGGTACGAGTACTTCTAGTTTTGTTGTGCCATAATCCTTCTACTCATGTGAGTCTCCTCTTGTGTGGAAGGGAATATATACAAGCATGGGCGGAGGGACTGTATGGCAAGTAAGgtcacctctttttttttggtaatgcataGTGCCCCAAGCCAGCTTGCACGCACCTTGGATTGATTCTTATAGCCCCTcccacagccgtttcacacgcttatgcACGGGATGAGGTGACTCCGAGAGTTGTTGGCAAGGAGAATCGAACTTGAAACCTTGGGATAAAGCAAACCAAATAAGGTCACTTGACCTATTGATTTGTAAAATGTCCAGAAAAAATTGTagattttatttgtattctaaTATACCATTACGTATTATTAGTTCGTCTATTTGGAGCTTTATCTCttgattttcttgatttttaatCATTGTGGGGAAATATTTTAAAGAAAGTCATTAATGAAACCATTTCAACCATTCTAAAGACTTGCTGATGCCAATGAAAAAATTACTCTACAAGGTCTTGTCTAAGATCGTGTGCCCATTTTTGGatctttttataaaaagtatACATTATAAATTTTGTAGTCAAACATTTTAGCATGATTGTATAActagaaaaaagaatttttcaactAGGCTAAATTCCTGGATCGATCCGTTCCTTGTTCACTATCCACTAGTCATGGCTCTTCTTGTACACCGCACTAAGATAGTCTTTTTGGACAACAGGATTGGAGAAACAAATCCATATGGgaaatgggaataatcaaataATCTAGGGGAAGATAGTCTTAGTGAGTGGTGGGGACTTGGGGTAAGTAGAGTTCATTGGAAGGATGTGATGGTAGGCTCTGAAAGTAAGTAGAGTTCATTGGAAGGATGTGATGGTAGGCTCTTGTTCATAGACTTGGGATCACTGccctaaaatcaatttctgtaACCTTTTCAGATTTTGATCAAATAGCCAGCATGAATATTGGTGCCCAAATACCACAGCTGGACATCATCATATATAGAAAAATCCCAACGAGATAACTTGCATTGTTGCCTTCTGTAGGGGTTCGGTTTAACGGAATCTTGATCGTGAGTCGGTTCTGGTTCCTTCCTCCATTGTTCCGCGCGCCCGTCGCCTAACCTGCACTAGGGTTGTGAAAGCCAAGTGACCCTttgacgatcaagttagatctaaAGAAAAGTGTATAGGTCTATGGTTAGGGTAGAATGACATACCTGTTTAGATTAGAAtcccttggtatttatagacct
This DNA window, taken from Rhododendron vialii isolate Sample 1 chromosome 8a, ASM3025357v1, encodes the following:
- the LOC131298036 gene encoding BTB/POZ domain-containing protein SR1IP1-like isoform X1 — encoded protein: MADLDHEKIGQQPATNTVCAKKKELLSTAMKRTSECRIFTQEIPIDVIIHAGGTAFSLHKFPLVSKCGYIRKLVSQSTNDNLCTIQLPDVPGGAEAFELAAKFCYGVNFEITIENIAMLRCAAEYLEMTEEYAVRNLVGRTEAYLNDVALKSIAGAVCILHSTQNLIPIAEEVKLVSRCIDTIAYLACNDSRICEPNKGESGIEGVKCCSMDNLENIVDWWVEDLTVLRIDMFQRVLIAMVSRGFKQFALVPILMLYAQKSLQGLETFGNRRKKIDPRQEHEKRVVIETIVSLLPREKNSISVSFLSMLLKSAIHLQTTVASRLDLEKRIGLQLGQAVLDDLLIPSFSLTGDTLLDVDTAKRIVTYYIEFELEGSWLGYGHMGGDLLSPPTSDMERVRKLVESYLAEIASDRNLTVSKFRSVAELVPEQARVRDDGMYRAVDVYLKAHPALSETERKKVCSLMDCRKLSPEASAHAAQNDRLPVQTTVQVLYNEQQWLRHIINGSFTGTDECPDLPHKFNLHDATDFHPVSSELSSLKRENQELKIELVKMKMRLQGVEKPGDESALGSPSESSMASADKPRLARKSFISSVSRKLGRLYPFLLGGDGASTPSKDRITQGRDRRHSIS
- the LOC131298036 gene encoding BTB/POZ domain-containing protein SR1IP1-like isoform X2, producing the protein MADLDHEKIGQQPATNTVCAKKKELLSTAMKRTSEWIFTQEIPIDVIIHAGGTAFSLHKFPLVSKCGYIRKLVSQSTNDNLCTIQLPDVPGGAEAFELAAKFCYGVNFEITIENIAMLRCAAEYLEMTEEYAVRNLVGRTEAYLNDVALKSIAGAVCILHSTQNLIPIAEEVKLVSRCIDTIAYLACNDSRICEPNKGESGIEGVKCCSMDNLENIVDWWVEDLTVLRIDMFQRVLIAMVSRGFKQFALVPILMLYAQKSLQGLETFGNRRKKIDPRQEHEKRVVIETIVSLLPREKNSISVSFLSMLLKSAIHLQTTVASRLDLEKRIGLQLGQAVLDDLLIPSFSLTGDTLLDVDTAKRIVTYYIEFELEGSWLGYGHMGGDLLSPPTSDMERVRKLVESYLAEIASDRNLTVSKFRSVAELVPEQARVRDDGMYRAVDVYLKAHPALSETERKKVCSLMDCRKLSPEASAHAAQNDRLPVQTTVQVLYNEQQWLRHIINGSFTGTDECPDLPHKFNLHDATDFHPVSSELSSLKRENQELKIELVKMKMRLQGVEKPGDESALGSPSESSMASADKPRLARKSFISSVSRKLGRLYPFLLGGDGASTPSKDRITQGRDRRHSIS